Proteins encoded by one window of Rutidosis leptorrhynchoides isolate AG116_Rl617_1_P2 chromosome 7, CSIRO_AGI_Rlap_v1, whole genome shotgun sequence:
- the LOC139860476 gene encoding uncharacterized protein: MVGKSGGQLLIWNSTFFDVTDAFVFYFFLGIRGKWICNENVFNLVNVYGPHDDRNKQRFGITCSLLSPKRANEGWIIGGDFNEVHSADERFNCNFIEGRAKRFNDFIELAKFIYIPLGGRLFTPVRDDGLKFSKLDRFLINDSFHTLWNGLSVVALERKHSDHCLIILKDDDKNFVAKHIKVFDEWLDIDGMEQVIKESWLEDGGGDRKDCCLRNKLKKTKIALKKKGCQAFGNIEGEMELFKSVACNLEVKAEVGQLNDAERLQWLDARREWLKRDKIKTNMLKQKARVRWILEGDENSKYFHALIRRRNNINNIHGLKINGVWSEDPQEIKDAAFNHIKICLRNS; the protein is encoded by the coding sequence ATGGTTGGGAAATCGGGTGGACAACTTTTAATTTGGAATTCTACTTTTTTTGATGTCACTGATGCTTtcgttttttatttttttcttggcATTCGAGGTAAATGGATATGTAATGAGAATGTTTTCAATCTCGTTAATGTTTATGGGCCACATGATGATCGAAACAAACAAAGATTTGGGATTACCTGCTCTCTACTATCACCAAAGAGGGCTAATGAAGGTTGGATTATTGGTGGAGATTTTAATGAGGTTCATTCCGCGGATGAAAGGTTTAACTGCAATTTTATCGAAGGTAGGGCAAAACGCTTCAATGATTTTATCGAATTGGCCAAGTTTATTTATATCCCTTTAGGAGGTCGCTTGTTCACTCCTGTAAGAGATGATGGTCTAAAGTTTAGCAAATTAGATCGCTTCCTCATTAACGACAGTTTTCATACTTTGTGGAATGGATTATCGGTTGTGGCTCTTGAAAGGAAGCACTCGGATCATTGTCTTATCATCCTTAAGGATGATgataaaaactttgttgcaaagcATATTAAGGTATTTGATGAATGGTTAGACATTGATGGTATGGAGCAAGTCATTAAAGAGTCTTGGTTGGAAGATGGTGGAGGCGATAGAAAAGATTGTTGCTTAAGGAATAAGCTTAAAAAAACAAAGATCGCTCTTAAGAAAAAAGGTTGTCAAGCCTTTGGCAATATTGAGGGCGAAATGGAGCTGTTCAAATCTGTTGCATGCAATCTCGAAGTAAAGGCTGAAGTTGGCCAACTTAATGATGCTGAAAGACTACAATGGCTCGACGCTAGGAGAGAATGGCTAAAAAGAgataaaattaaaacaaacatgttGAAGCAAAAAGCTAGGGTTCGATGGATCCTTGAAGGTGATGAGAATTCGAAATACTTCCACGCACTTATAAGGCGGagaaacaatattaataatattcatgGTTTAAAAATAAATGGGGTATGGAGTGAGGATCCTCAAGAAATCAAAGATGCGGCGTTTAATCATATTAAAATATGTTTGAGGAATAGTTAG